A single genomic interval of Solimonas sp. K1W22B-7 harbors:
- a CDS encoding cytochrome P450: MSTMTDSAAPLREVPGDGGLPLLGHSFKLLLDLDTFVHERYEKYGEVSWGAAFGMRFISLFGPDANQFVFQNRGDLFASSAWEHFLAKFFHRGLMLLDFDEHRIHRRIMQGAFTRDALLGYLGVLTPGITAGLAAWQPRSGFLIFDHLKSLTLDLASEVFIGHTPGAEAERINKAFLATVQAATGIIRFPLPGTRWHAGVVGRALLEDFFRRELPEKRQSSGDDLFSRLCRARTEDGEAFSDEDIVNHMIFVLMAAHDTSTITLSNMVYWLAREPAWQDRLREESRALGTHTPDFEQLAKLETMGWVMKEALRLCPPVPGLPRQAVRDCEYKGFRIPAGSFVSISPWFTHTSAHYWKEPQRFDPERFSEARAEDRAHPFKWVPFGGGAHKCIGLHFGEMEVKAILHQMLLRFRWSVPEGYVMKQDFTSLPIPKDRLPVTLERI, translated from the coding sequence ATGAGCACGATGACCGACAGCGCGGCGCCGCTGCGCGAAGTTCCCGGTGACGGCGGCCTGCCGCTGCTGGGGCACAGCTTCAAGCTGCTGCTGGACCTCGATACCTTCGTCCACGAGCGCTACGAGAAATACGGCGAGGTGTCCTGGGGCGCGGCCTTCGGCATGCGCTTCATCAGCCTGTTCGGCCCCGACGCCAACCAGTTCGTGTTCCAGAACCGCGGCGACCTGTTCGCCAGCTCCGCCTGGGAACACTTTCTCGCCAAGTTCTTTCACCGCGGCCTGATGCTGCTGGACTTCGACGAGCACCGCATCCACCGCCGCATCATGCAGGGCGCCTTCACCCGCGACGCGCTGCTGGGCTATCTCGGCGTGCTGACGCCGGGCATCACCGCCGGCCTGGCCGCCTGGCAGCCGCGCAGCGGCTTCCTGATCTTCGATCACCTCAAGTCGCTGACCCTGGACCTGGCCAGCGAGGTCTTCATCGGCCATACCCCGGGCGCCGAGGCCGAGCGCATCAACAAGGCCTTTCTCGCCACCGTGCAGGCCGCTACCGGCATCATCCGCTTCCCGCTGCCGGGCACGCGCTGGCATGCCGGCGTGGTCGGTCGTGCCTTGCTGGAAGACTTCTTCCGCCGCGAGCTGCCGGAGAAGAGGCAGTCCAGCGGCGACGACCTGTTCAGCCGCCTGTGCCGCGCCCGCACCGAAGACGGCGAGGCCTTCTCCGACGAAGACATCGTCAACCATATGATCTTCGTGCTGATGGCGGCCCACGACACCAGCACGATCACGCTCAGCAACATGGTCTACTGGCTGGCGCGCGAGCCTGCCTGGCAGGACCGCCTGCGCGAGGAGAGCCGTGCGCTCGGCACCCACACGCCGGATTTCGAGCAGTTGGCGAAACTGGAGACCATGGGCTGGGTCATGAAGGAGGCGCTGCGCCTCTGCCCGCCGGTGCCGGGCCTGCCGCGCCAGGCGGTGCGCGACTGCGAGTACAAGGGCTTCCGCATTCCGGCCGGCTCCTTCGTCAGCATCAGCCCCTGGTTCACCCACACCTCGGCGCACTACTGGAAGGAACCGCAGCGCTTCGACCCGGAGCGCTTCAGCGAGGCACGCGCGGAAGACCGCGCCCATCCCTTCAAGTGGGTGCCCTTCGGCGGCGGCGCGCACAAGTGCATCGGCCTGCACTTCGGCGAAATGGAAGTGAAGGCGATCCTGCACCAGATGCTGCTGCGCTTCCGCTGGAGCGTGCCCGAGGGCTACGTCATGAAGCAGGACTTCACCAGCCTGCCGATCCCGAAGGACCGGTTGCCGGTCACGCTGGAAAGAATCTAG
- a CDS encoding hydroxymethylglutaryl-CoA lyase: protein MPASALPPPAVQLIDVAPRDGLQNEKVDVDTATKLALIQALLGTGLRRIEVASFVNPKRVPQMADAEAICAALPAVADARYAGLVLNAAGYERAKATGRLQDLNMVVCATDSFGQRNQGQTIAQGIEVVSAMARQARRDGLSAAVTVSVAFGCPFEGEVTVARVAEIAEALAAAEPDEIILADTIGVAVPTQVRATIAAVRERVGDAIPLRGHFHNTRNTAVANVLAAYEAGVRRFDASVGGIGGCPFAPAATGNVATEDLLYLFQRMGVDCGVDLAKLNEVARWMGEKLGRQLPGMVSRAGVFPPRFGDA from the coding sequence ATGCCCGCTTCCGCCCTTCCCCCGCCTGCCGTGCAGCTGATCGACGTGGCGCCGCGCGACGGCCTGCAGAACGAGAAGGTCGACGTGGACACCGCCACCAAGCTGGCGCTGATCCAGGCCCTGCTCGGCACGGGCCTGCGGCGCATCGAGGTGGCAAGCTTCGTCAACCCGAAGCGCGTGCCGCAGATGGCCGACGCCGAGGCGATCTGCGCGGCATTGCCGGCGGTGGCGGATGCGCGCTATGCCGGGCTGGTGCTGAACGCCGCCGGCTATGAACGTGCGAAGGCGACGGGCCGGCTGCAGGACCTGAACATGGTGGTCTGCGCCACCGACAGCTTCGGCCAGCGCAACCAGGGGCAGACGATCGCCCAGGGCATCGAGGTGGTGAGCGCGATGGCGCGGCAGGCACGGCGCGACGGCCTCAGCGCGGCGGTGACGGTAAGCGTGGCCTTCGGCTGCCCCTTCGAGGGCGAGGTGACGGTGGCGCGCGTGGCGGAGATCGCCGAAGCACTGGCCGCGGCGGAGCCGGACGAGATCATCCTGGCCGACACCATCGGCGTGGCGGTGCCGACACAGGTGCGGGCGACGATCGCGGCGGTGCGCGAGCGCGTGGGCGATGCGATCCCGCTGCGCGGGCATTTCCACAACACGCGCAATACCGCGGTGGCCAATGTGCTGGCGGCCTACGAGGCGGGTGTGCGGCGCTTCGACGCCAGCGTCGGCGGCATCGGCGGCTGTCCTTTTGCGCCGGCGGCGACCGGCAACGTCGCGACCGAGGACCTGCTGTACCTGTTCCAGCGCATGGGCGTGGACTGCGGCGTGGACCTGGCGAAGCTCAATGAGGTGGCTCGGTGGATGGGGGAAAAGCTGGGGCGGCAATTGCCGGGGATGGTGAGTCGGGCGGGGGTGTTTCCGCCGCGCTTTGGCGATGCCTAA
- a CDS encoding glycoside hydrolase family 16 protein, which translates to MKSDGTPWQCTFSDNFDGINLDRSKWVPQTNFVNGSNTVYACYIDDPAVISVSGGNLNLSVKEMPQPVAGCPSNRAGSRYAAGQITTYYLFSQKYGRFEARIKVPLASAPGLQEAFWLWPDVRYHSTALWPLSGEIDIVETYSQHPSLAIPFLHYSADLLGPQPGVNTAWTCVANRGEWNTYTLEWTANRLEVLVNGQSCLVNNSNDSAFDKRYIIALTQALGTGANAYSGVGMLPATTQVDYVRVWQ; encoded by the coding sequence GTGAAATCCGATGGCACCCCGTGGCAGTGCACGTTCTCCGACAACTTCGACGGTATCAACCTGGATCGTTCGAAGTGGGTACCGCAAACGAACTTCGTGAACGGCAGCAACACGGTCTACGCCTGCTACATAGACGACCCGGCGGTCATCAGCGTGTCCGGCGGCAATCTCAATCTCTCAGTGAAGGAAATGCCGCAGCCGGTAGCCGGGTGTCCCAGCAACCGCGCCGGTTCGCGGTACGCCGCAGGGCAGATCACGACCTACTACCTGTTCTCGCAGAAGTACGGTCGCTTCGAGGCTCGCATCAAGGTGCCGCTGGCGAGCGCGCCCGGCCTCCAGGAGGCATTCTGGCTGTGGCCCGACGTGCGCTACCACAGCACCGCGCTCTGGCCCCTGTCCGGCGAGATCGACATCGTCGAGACTTACTCGCAGCACCCGAGCCTGGCCATCCCGTTCCTGCACTACTCCGCCGACCTGCTGGGGCCGCAGCCGGGTGTGAACACTGCGTGGACCTGCGTGGCAAACCGTGGCGAATGGAATACCTACACGCTGGAGTGGACCGCGAACCGCCTGGAAGTGCTGGTCAACGGCCAGTCGTGCCTGGTGAACAACTCCAACGATTCGGCCTTCGACAAGCGTTACATCATCGCGCTGACGCAGGCTCTCGGAACCGGCGCCAACGCCTACAGTGGCGTCGGCATGCTGCCTGCCACCACGCAGGTCGACTACGTGCGAGTCTGGCAGTAG
- a CDS encoding glutathione S-transferase C-terminal domain-containing protein: protein MIELHFVRTPNGQKVSILLEELELPHRVIPYDMLKGEHLTPEFRRINPNCRLPAIIDHEPVGGGAPLALAESGAILIYLAEKAGRLIPADPQRRAHCLQWLMWQMSGLGPMHGQAHHFVRYCTEPIPYARERYLNEARRLLQVLDNRLAEAEYLAGEYSIADIACWPWIRAARAIEIELSAYPNARRWYKQIDARPAVKKGGELKVSDASLAGKPRLTPEQWSNLFGANMLGAVSASPSG from the coding sequence ATGATCGAGCTGCACTTCGTCCGCACGCCCAACGGCCAGAAGGTCTCCATCCTGCTGGAAGAGCTGGAGCTGCCGCACCGCGTCATCCCCTACGACATGCTCAAGGGCGAGCACCTGACGCCCGAATTCCGCCGTATCAACCCCAACTGCCGCCTGCCCGCGATCATCGACCATGAGCCGGTCGGCGGCGGTGCGCCGCTGGCGCTGGCCGAAAGCGGTGCGATCCTCATCTACCTCGCCGAGAAAGCCGGGCGCCTGATCCCGGCCGATCCGCAGCGGCGCGCGCATTGCCTGCAATGGCTGATGTGGCAGATGTCCGGCCTCGGTCCCATGCACGGCCAGGCGCATCACTTCGTGCGCTATTGCACCGAGCCCATCCCCTACGCACGCGAGCGCTATCTCAACGAAGCGCGGCGCCTGCTGCAGGTACTCGACAACCGCCTGGCCGAGGCTGAATACCTCGCCGGCGAATACTCCATCGCCGACATCGCCTGCTGGCCCTGGATCCGCGCCGCGCGCGCCATCGAGATCGAGCTTTCCGCGTATCCGAATGCCAGGCGCTGGTACAAGCAGATCGACGCGCGCCCGGCGGTAAAGAAGGGTGGGGAACTGAAGGTCAGCGATGCCTCGCTGGCCGGCAAGCCGCGGTTGACACCGGAGCAGTGGTCGAATCTGTTCGGAGCGAACATGCTGGGGGCGGTGAGCGCCTCACCTTCGGGTTGA
- a CDS encoding alpha/beta hydrolase family protein, translated as MSSDYERIPYLIPYQEKAAYKDTYAGVMGMVVLKAHLLKPAQPSKTVIVFMHPIGGGEYLPLPVALAKAGYHVIYCNSRYPGVDYALQMERVALDLNACIRDAKQRLGYQRVVLGGWSGGGSLSAFYQAEAESPMVTATPAGEPPDLTQVGLVAAEGLMLLAAHVSRAVTLTESLDASILDEANPDQRDRELDLYDPANPNQPPYSAAFLERYRAAQIARNRRISAWAKDKLAALRAAGKPHEEFAFVVHGTMADPRFIDPTVDPNERKPGWCFLGEPKLVNNGPVGLARFSTLRSWLSQWSYDDSHADGVRSLARIKVPVLVVGNGADDICTPSHTQRLYDAVSHSDRQLAQIAGATHYYLGQKAQLEQAVALVNRWLAAHGFKE; from the coding sequence ATGAGCAGCGACTACGAGCGCATTCCCTACCTGATCCCCTACCAGGAAAAGGCCGCCTACAAGGACACCTATGCCGGCGTGATGGGCATGGTGGTGCTGAAGGCGCACCTGCTGAAACCGGCGCAGCCGTCGAAGACGGTGATCGTCTTCATGCACCCGATCGGCGGCGGCGAGTACCTGCCGCTACCGGTGGCCCTGGCCAAGGCCGGCTATCACGTCATCTACTGCAACAGCCGCTACCCGGGCGTGGACTACGCGCTGCAGATGGAACGGGTGGCGCTGGACCTCAATGCCTGCATCCGCGACGCCAAGCAGCGCCTGGGCTACCAGCGCGTGGTGCTGGGCGGCTGGAGCGGTGGCGGATCGCTGTCGGCCTTCTACCAGGCCGAGGCGGAGTCGCCGATGGTGACGGCGACGCCGGCGGGTGAGCCGCCGGACCTGACGCAGGTGGGCCTGGTCGCGGCCGAGGGCCTGATGCTGCTGGCGGCGCACGTCAGCCGCGCGGTGACGCTGACCGAGAGCCTGGATGCCTCGATCCTCGACGAAGCCAACCCGGACCAGCGCGACCGCGAGCTGGACCTCTACGATCCGGCCAACCCCAACCAGCCGCCCTACAGCGCGGCGTTCCTGGAGCGTTACCGCGCGGCGCAGATCGCGCGCAACCGGCGCATCAGTGCCTGGGCCAAGGACAAGCTGGCGGCACTGCGCGCGGCGGGCAAGCCGCACGAGGAATTCGCCTTCGTGGTGCACGGCACCATGGCCGATCCGCGTTTCATCGACCCGACCGTGGATCCCAACGAGCGCAAGCCGGGCTGGTGCTTCCTGGGCGAGCCGAAGCTGGTCAACAACGGCCCGGTGGGACTGGCGCGCTTCTCGACGCTGCGCAGCTGGCTGTCGCAGTGGAGCTACGACGACAGCCATGCCGACGGCGTGCGCAGCCTGGCGCGGATCAAGGTGCCGGTGCTGGTGGTGGGCAACGGCGCCGACGACATCTGCACGCCGAGCCATACGCAGCGGCTCTACGACGCGGTGTCGCACTCCGACAGGCAACTGGCGCAGATCGCCGGCGCGACGCATTATTACCTGGGGCAGAAAGCCCAGCTGGAGCAGGCCGTGGCACTGGTCAACCGCTGGCTGGCTGCGCATGGTTTCAAGGAGTAG
- a CDS encoding MarR family winged helix-turn-helix transcriptional regulator, whose translation MAVAEPSRYFLMSGLLHAFYWMDEGLQNHLAAAGLPPVSRTQSLVMTNIADGVTRPAELARRLDISRQAVQQLLAGMQERGLIDLVADPDDARAKVVRYSAQGREIGKLTMRALERIDAELEKRLGAKALKELRRVLVEADWGEPVQATAADVKKGSAQTAKALEAVLSNAPKRRGFTGPRGS comes from the coding sequence ATGGCCGTCGCCGAGCCCTCCCGCTACTTCCTGATGAGCGGGCTGCTGCATGCCTTCTACTGGATGGACGAGGGCCTGCAGAACCACCTGGCCGCCGCTGGCCTGCCGCCGGTGTCGCGGACGCAGTCGCTGGTGATGACCAACATCGCCGACGGCGTGACGCGCCCGGCGGAACTGGCGCGCCGCCTCGACATCAGCCGCCAGGCGGTACAGCAGCTGCTCGCCGGCATGCAGGAGCGCGGCCTGATCGACCTGGTGGCAGACCCCGACGATGCCCGCGCCAAGGTCGTGCGCTACAGCGCGCAGGGCCGCGAGATCGGCAAGCTGACGATGCGCGCGCTGGAGCGGATCGACGCGGAGCTGGAGAAACGCCTGGGCGCGAAGGCGCTCAAGGAACTGCGGCGGGTGCTGGTGGAGGCCGACTGGGGCGAGCCGGTGCAGGCGACGGCGGCCGATGTGAAGAAGGGCAGCGCGCAGACGGCTAAGGCGCTGGAGGCGGTGCTGAGCAATGCGCCGAAGCGGCGGGGGTTTACGGGGCCGCGGGGGAGTTGA
- a CDS encoding VOC family protein translates to MSNAAQPAASTGEAPPLVGASGIHHAAYRCRDAEQTRWFYEDVLGLPLSLTLVADIVPGLNRRVPYMHLFFQLGNGGFVAFFDQPETAKPEHFAKADSFDRHLAFEVADEAALRAWQKRINAAGVSCLGPVDHDFVKSVYMYDPNGLQVELTIRTARHDPIVAEEKLHAHEVLRNWSARTRGEKEAKFGAAAIDMRSRQKR, encoded by the coding sequence ATGTCCAACGCCGCACAGCCAGCCGCATCCACGGGCGAGGCGCCGCCGCTGGTGGGGGCCAGCGGCATCCACCATGCCGCCTACCGCTGCCGCGACGCCGAGCAGACCCGCTGGTTCTACGAGGACGTGCTGGGACTGCCGTTGAGCCTGACGCTGGTCGCCGACATCGTGCCCGGGCTGAACCGCCGTGTGCCCTACATGCACCTGTTCTTCCAGCTCGGCAACGGCGGCTTCGTGGCCTTCTTCGACCAGCCGGAGACGGCGAAGCCCGAGCACTTCGCGAAGGCCGACAGCTTCGACCGCCACCTGGCTTTCGAGGTGGCGGACGAGGCGGCGCTGCGCGCCTGGCAGAAGCGCATCAATGCCGCCGGCGTGAGCTGCCTGGGGCCGGTGGACCACGACTTCGTGAAGTCGGTCTACATGTACGACCCCAATGGGCTGCAGGTGGAGCTGACGATCCGCACGGCCAGGCACGATCCCATCGTGGCGGAAGAGAAGCTCCACGCGCACGAGGTGCTGCGCAACTGGAGCGCGCGCACGCGGGGGGAGAAGGAAGCAAAGTTCGGGGCCGCGGCGATCGATATGCGGAGCCGGCAGAAGAGGTAG